One part of the Phragmites australis chromosome 3, lpPhrAust1.1, whole genome shotgun sequence genome encodes these proteins:
- the LOC133913059 gene encoding plasma membrane ATPase 1-like, with product MVNKEGNLDAVLKEAVDLENIPLEEVFENLRCSHQGLTSEQAQQRLQIFGPNKLEEKKESKFLKFLGFMWNPLSWVMEAAAVMAIALANGGGKPPDWQDFVGIITLLLINSTISFIEENNAGNAAAALMAHLAPKAKVLRDGRWTEKEAAILVPGDIISIKLGDIIPADARLLDGDPLKIDQSALTGESLPVTKGPGDGVYSGSTVKQGEIEAVVIATGVHTFFGKAAHLVDSTNQVGHFQKVLTAIGNFCICSIAVGMFVEIIVMYPIQHRAYRPGIDNLLVLLIGGIPIAMPTVLSVTMAIGSHRLAQQGAITKRMTAIEEMAGMDVLCSDKTGTLTLNKLTVDKNLIEIFERGVTQDQVILMAARASRIENQDAIDTAIVGMLADPKEARAGIQEVHFLPFNPTDKRTALTYIDSDGKMYRVSKGAPEQILNLAHNKSEIERRVHAVIDKFAERGLRSLAVAYQEVPDGRKESPGGPWHFIALMPLFDPPRHDSAETIRRALNLGVNVKMITGDQLAIGKETGRRLGMGTNMYPSSALLGQKKDESIAAFPVDDLIEKADGFAGVFPEHKYEIVKRLQARKHICGMTGDGVNDAPALKKADIGIAVADATDAARSASDIVLTEPGLSVIISAVLTSRAIFQRMKNYTIYAVSITIRIVLGFMLLALIWEFDFPPFMVLIIAILNDGTIMTISKDRVKPSPLPDSWKLSEIFTTGIVLGGYLAMMTVIFFWAAYKTNFFPRIFQVESLEKTAQDDHQKLASAVYLQVSTISQALIFVTRSRSWSFVERPGFILVFAFLVAQLIATLIAVYADWGFTSIKGIGWGWAGVVWLYNLIFYFPLDIIKFLIRYALSGKAWDLVIEQRIAFTRKKDFGKEERELKWAHAQRTLHGLQPPDAKMFPERVNELNQMAEEAKRRAEIARLRELHTLKGHVESVVKLKGLDIDTIRQSYTV from the exons ATGGTCAACAAGGAGGGGAACTTGGACGCTGTCCTCAAGGAGGCCGTCGACTTG GAGAACATCCCACTTGAGGAAGTGTTTGAGAATCTGAGATGCAGCCACCAGGGGCTCACTTCCGAGCAGGCGCAGCAACGCCTACAAATATTTGGCCCGAACAAGCTCGAAGAGAAGAAG GAGAGCAAGTTTCTCAAGTTTCTGGGGTTCATGTGGAATCCACTGTCATGGGTCATGGAGGCTGCAGCTGTCATGGCCATCGCATTGGCGAACGGTGGG GGAAAGCCACCAGACTGGCAGGACTTCGTTGGTATCATCACACTGCTACTTATCAACTCAACTATCAGTTTCATTGAGGAAAATAATGCTGGCAATGCTGCTGCGGCACTTATGGCCCATCTTGCTCCGAAAGCCAAG GTGCTTCGTGATGGCCGTTGGACTGAGAAAGAAGCAGCCATCCTTGTGCCCGGGGACATCATCAGTATTAAACTTGGAGATATCATTCCTGCAGATGCTCGCCTCCTTGATGGAGACCCTTTGAAGATCGATCAG TCTGCACTAACTGGAGAGTCATTGCCAGTCACCAAAGGTCCTGGTGATGGCGTCTACTCTGGTTCAACGGTCAAGCAGGGTGAGATTGAAGCTGTTGTGATAGCAACTGGTGTGCACACTTTCTTTGGAAAGGCTGCACATCTTGTTGACTCCACGAATCAAGTTGGCCATTTCCAAAAG GTCTTGACAGCCATTGGGAACTTTTGTATTTGCTCCATTGCTGTGGGGATGTTTGTTGAGATCATTGTCATGTACCCTATCCAGCACAGGGCGTACCGTCCTGGGATTGACAACCTTTTGGTGCTCCTCATTGGAGGCATTCCCATAGCAATGCCAACAGTTTTATCTGTGACCATGGCTATCGGGTCTCATCGCTTGGCTCAACAG gGAGCTATAACAAAAAGAATGACTGCAATCGAAGAGATGGCTGGTATGGATGTTCTTTGCAGTGATAAAACTGGAACCCTGACTTTAAATAAGCTCACAGTGGATAAGAATCTCATTGAG ATTTTTGAAAGAGGAGTGACTCAAGACCAAGTAATTCTGATGGCAGCTAGAGCATCCCGAATAGAAAATCAAGATGCTATTGATACTGCAATAGTTGGGATGCTAGCTGATCCAAAAGAG GCACGTGCTGGTATTCAAGAAGTTCATTTCCTGCCATTCAATCCTACCGACAAAAGAACTGCCTTGACATACATTGATAGTGATGGGAAGATGTATCGTGTTAGTAAAGGTGCACCCGAGCAG ATTCTCAACCTAGCTCACAACAAGTCAGAGATAGAACGAAGAGTCCATGCTGTAATTGACAAGTTTGCAGAGCGTGGACTTCGATCACTTGCTGTAGCATATCAG GAAGTGCCAGACGGAAGGAAAGAAAGTCCTGGTGGGCCATGGCATTTCATTGCTCTTATGCCACTCTTTGATCCTCCAAGGCATGATAGTGCAGAAACAATTCGAAGGGCACTGAACCTTGGTGTTAATGTGAAGATGATCACAG GTGATCAACTAGCAATTGGAAAGGAAACAGGACGCCGCTTAGGAATGGGTACTAATATGTACCCTTCCTCTGCTTTGTTGGGACAGAAAAAGGATGAGTCTATTGCTGCTTTTCCAGTTGATGATCTAATTGAGAAAGCTGATGGTTTTGCTGGTGTCTTCCCAG AGCACAAGTATGAGATTGTAAAACGTCTGCAAGCACGAAAACACATTTGTGGAATGACTGGTGATGGAGTAAATGATGCTCCAGCCCTAAAGAAAGCTGATATTGGTATAGCAGTTGCTGATGCGACTGACGCAGCCAGGAGTGCTTCTGATATTGTCCTAACAGAACCTGGCCTGAGTGTGATCATTAGCGCTGTTCTTACCAGCCGGGCGATTTTCCAGAGGATGAAGAACTACACT ATCTATGCTGTCTCGATTACAATACGTATCGTG CTTGGATTTATGCTGCTTGCCCTCATATGGGAGTTCGATTTCCCACCATTTATGGTCCTGATTATTGCAATTCTGAATGATG GTACCATAATGACTATATCAAAGGATCGAGTAAAGCCTTCTCCATTACCTGACAGCTGGAAGCTGTCTGAGATTTTCACTACTGGAATTGTGCTTGGTGGATACTTGGCAATGATGACTGTCATCTTCTTCTGGGCTGCATATAAGACTAACTTTTTCCCA AGGATCTTTCAGGTCGAAAGCCTTGAGAAGACAGCTCAGGATGATCACCAAAAACTTGCCTCTGCTGTATATCTCCAAGTTAGCACCATCAGTCAAGCTCTCATCTTTGTCACAAGGTCTCGCAGCTGGTCATTTGTTGAGCGCCCTGGATTTATATTGGTCTTTGCTTTCTTGGTTGCACAGCTG ATAGCTACATTAATTGCTGTATACGCCGACTGGGGATTCACTTCAATCAAAGGCATTGGGTGGGGCTGGGCTGGTGTTGTGTGGCTCTACAATCTCATTTTTTACTTCCCACTCGATATCATCAAGTTCCTCATCCGATATGCTCTGAGCGGGAAAGCATGGGATCTTGTCATTGAGCAAAGA ATCGCATTTACAAGAAAGAAGGACTTTGGCAAGGAAGAGAGGGAGCTCAAGTGGGCACATGCACAGAGGACACTCCACGGCCTGCAGCCACCGGATGCCAAGATGTTCCCTGAGAGGGTGAACGAGCTGAATCAAATGGCCGAAGAGGCGAAACGAAGGGCTGAGATCGCAAG GCTGAGGGAGCTTCATACGCTGAAGGGGCATGTGGAGTCAGTTGTGAAGCTGAAGGGCCTGGATATCGATACTATTCGGCAGTCGTACACAGTGTGA
- the LOC133913062 gene encoding putative disease resistance protein RGA3 encodes MTTRNDGVARKMKAQHLHRVHKLEGEDAWILLKNQVVLNESDELEVGGLKDIGTKIVERCDGLPLAIKVLGGLLSNISRTRDAWVDVCNHFAWSIEGIDDDINKAIYLSFEELPSHLKQCFLLCSLFPKDELIRYGDIVQIWIAEGYVHNKPGSKLPEDLGFEYYKELLSRNLLEPKEGSYRQLVCTMHDVVRSFAQYITKDEVVIVSEGQNVNSTLSTPIPAIPQDIGSLIFLQAIDLVGCSNISQLPNSILKLRKLRLLDIRGTNITSVPRGFGKLEDLVILAGFPTNSDDCTDGWCSLEELGSLSKLKLLDITGLEKASSGSMAATAKLYSKHHQTTLTLNFTSRLGDNGEVEENISKEEHEQIEEVLGNLCPPTCIEELTIKGYFGSGLPQWTKMMSPFGTLRKFVLEGYACCKQIPNGLGQLPFLEYFWVEQAPSIQCIGHDFLLPSTGGEGDGKDDTPVITRTRIESRQRHHISHGAAIAFPKLKTLGFEGMLGWTEWDWEQQVPAMTVLEGFLIDNCKLQHLPPGLAHHAGRLMHLDLRNVLHLVSVENFLSLVELKIFDNPRLERITNCPSLQKTTISSCPRLKLLEGLPALGSIQWKDFDAETLPQYLREAKLTKLTIYCSLSLLKLISLQDDTSEWGKIQHVQQLKAYACESEKLDLDGYIYYTKEPYSLVLRPSCMQEQENKL; translated from the exons ATGACCACTAGAAATGATGGAGTCGCTCGTAAGATGAAGGCACAACATCTCCACCGGGTTCATAAGCTAGAAGGAGAAGATGCTTGGATTTTGCTAAAGAATCAG GTAGTTTTGAATGAGAGTGATGAACTAGAGGTCGGTGGATTAAAGGATATAGGGACAAAGATTGTGGAAAGATGTGATGGCTTGCCACTAGCAATTAAGGTGCTTGGAGGACTCTTGTCTAACATTAGTAGAACAAGAGATGCTTGGGTGGATGTTTGTAACCACTTCGCATGGTCGATAGAAGGGATTGATGACGATATTAACAAAGCAATCTATTTGAGTTTCGAGGAATTGCCTTCACACTTGAAACAATGTTTTCTGCTTTGTTCACTTTTCCCAAAAGATGAATTAATCAGATATGGAGATATAGTCCAGATATGGATCGCAGAAGGTTATGTGCATAACAAACCAGGTTCAAAGCTACCAGAAGATCTAGGGTTCGAGTACTACAAAGAATTGCTTTCAAGAAatcttttagaaccaaaagaaGGATCCTATAGACAGTTAGTATGCACCATGCATGATGTTGTCCGCTCCTTTGCTCAATATATAACAAAAGATGAAGTAGTAATTGTTAGTGAGGGGCAGAATGTAAACAGCACTCTTA GTACACCCATACCTGCAATTCCTCAAGACATAGGAAGTCTAATTTTTCTACAAGCCATTGACCTTGTAGGATGTTCAAACATTTCTCAACTTCCTAACAGCATACTGAAGCTACGGAAGCTAAGGTTACTCGACATTAGAGGCACCAACATAACCTCAGTTCCTCGTGGTTTTGGAAAACTAGAAGATTTGGTCATACTGGCAGGGTTTCCAACCAATTCGGATGATTGCACAGATGGTTGGTGCAGCTTGGAAGAATTAGGGTCCTTGTCAAAGCTGAAACTACTTGATATAACAGGTTTGGAGAAGGCATCTTCAGGTTCCATGGCTGCTACAGCAAAGCTGTACAGTAAACACCACCAAACAACGTTAACTTTGAATTTTACCAGTAGGCTCGGAGACAACGGGGAGGTTGAAGAAAACATCAGCAAGGAGGAGCACGAACAAATCGAGGAGGTGTTGGGTAATCTCTGTCCTCCGACTTGCATAGAAGAACTTACTATCAAAGGTTACTTTGGAAGTGGCTTACCACAGTGGACCAAAATGATGTCACCCTTTGGGACCTTAAGGAAGTTTGTTCTAGAGGGTTACGCGTGCTGTAAACAGATTCCTAACGGATTGGGCCAGCTCCCCTTCCTAGAATACTTTTGGGTCGAGCAAGCTCCGTCCATCCAGTGTATTGGGCATGATTTCCTCCTCCCCTCCACGGGTGGTGAAGGTGATGGCAAGGACGATACACCAGTGATAACAAGAACAAGGATCGAAAGTAGGCAGCGTCATCATATTTCTCATGGTGCTGCTATTGCTTTTCCCAAGCTGAAAACATTGGGTTTTGAGGGCATGTTAGGATGGACAGAGTGGGACTGGGAGCAGCAGGTCCCAGCAATGACTGTTCTAGAGGGATTTTTGATTGACAACTGTAAACTGCAGCATCTTCCTCCTGGGCTTGCACACCATGCAGGTCGACTCATGCACTTGGACCTGAGAAATGTCTTGCATTTGGTCTCTGTAGAGAACTTCCTTTCGCTCGTTGAGCTAAAGATATTTGACAATCCAAGACTAGAGAGGATCACCAACTGTCCAAGCTTGCAGAAGACTACCATTTCCAGTTGCCCACGGCTGAAGTTATTGGAGGGTTTGCCAGCACTGGGAAGCATCCAATGGAAGGATTTCGATGCTGAAACACTACCACAATACTTACGAGAGGCAAAGTTAACTAAGTTGACTATATATTGTAGCCTCAGCTTGCTCAAACTGATATCCTTACAAGATGACACCTCTGAGTGGGGAAAGATCCAGCATGTCCAGCAGCTAAAGGCATATGCGTGTGAATCAGAGAAACTTGATCTCGACGGGTACATCTACTACACCAAGGAACCGTATTCCTTAGTTCTCAGACCGAGTTGCATGCAGGAGCAGGAAAATAAGCTCTAG